The genomic region GGCAAAAAAGAAGGGGGTTGGGGCAAGGAATTTTTGCCCGCCCTCGCTTTTCCGCCGCCGAATTTCGTTTTTTGCTTCGCAAAAAGTGCCGCAAGAAAAGGTGTTGCCCTTGTCCCTCCCGCCCATACGCGGGCAACGATAAAGAACTCCCATTTACTAATTTATTGAAATCTAGTATCATAGAAGTATAGATAATCATTGAACGATAATTTACTATCTATATTCTAATATAGATACTATCATATTACAATGTCAAAGACAACAACAATCGCCAAAAATATAAAGAAACACAGGAAAGAAAGGGGGTTGTCGCAAGACAAGCTCGCCAGATTGGCCGATGTGGCTCACGCCACCATTATTAAAATTGAATCAGGCGGGATACAAAGCCCGACTATTGATACCGTTCAAAAA from Patescibacteria group bacterium harbors:
- a CDS encoding helix-turn-helix domain-containing protein, whose product is MSKTTTIAKNIKKHRKERGLSQDKLARLADVAHATIIKIESGGIQSPTIDTVQK